The nucleotide sequence cgttatggggggtTTCCAAGAAATCGACAGggctgcgagtataaaaggccgagcgaaacccgcctaaatcgcagaacagttttcgaagtcgagcgagcaagaagtcttcagataagtacatataaccggaacagttttcgctgtcaagagccgaaacgattcttaatacttgactggtaaagcgggtatacgccatttggatacttgaccGTGGGTCGTCCTAGTAGCCAGCGAacagcaggctccccattcaaacggtttcatatctgaaactcctttaggagagtgctatacttagtgccaagaaaggctaagacatcgaaacgatagctctcagctactcaaatttgatttttcgtcggattgctaacgcaccgtcagattctcggagttcgctctgggtagtttcgtagccagcgaatagcaggctccccatttgagcggcttggtcactGAAGCCCGTATCTTTTAGGTGgcggttcagcaattacgattttatattagaatcaattgatttgctacccttttcctgtatcgttgggtcgttctagtagccagtgaacaacaggctccccaattaagcgatctggttttggctgtcagtgttcgttttgacaataaaataattttaagaaaaaaaaatacgccgacttcgaaatgcactaaaaagtataaaataatttctatttcctaatgaagtaatttctatttcattcaatcatacaattacgtaacatatatgaatgaaacttatttactcgttaggtagtatattaaagacatttcaaccttttcggaggcggcgcataattgtCTGACGAGGCGAAGCCGAGCGAAGACTATACTTCGACTCATGTAATGCACTTTTCTCGATAACTATCATAGATAGAGCCTTGAAACGTCACACATTTCAAGATCTAAATAAAAACAACTTTAAGTTCAATATTGAACAAAATCGGATAAAAATTAAAGGAGTTAGACTTAATTTTAGCCCAGAACGAGGTCCTTTCACTAGAAATAGCAGAAATCTGGTCTTTTCTCCTTGGTGAACGTCTCATTAGACTATTTGAGGTCCTGAGAAGATCGAAAGGACCAGTTTAATTAGTTAGGCGAATATCTTTAGTATCCCGGCTTTTTCTCCAGAGGAATTAAGGAAGGAAGTGGCGCGTTATTCTTTTTGGCCTAGCATAAGTTCTGAAGACAATATTCGAGATACTTTTCCGAAAATTTAGAGACGATTTAGGAGTCTGGTTTCAAACAACTTTTTAATCGAGTTAGCTCTCTTGGAGGACATACTCAGGTACACATATGTGGGATCGGTTTATTCGGGGTTCATCGAATACGATCGGGCGCGATCGGGCGAGCGGGAAACGTGGACGATTGGCGCCAAGATAGTTCGGCGGTATTATGAGTTGCCGCGAAAATTAGCGAGGGAACGAAGAATTAGCTAgcatttgtttccttttacgcGAGAACCCAGGGCGAACGAGGAAAACGGCGGGGCGTCGCGAGGCAGTCTCGTTGTAACGTTGGAAGTAGGAAGTCGTCCGAAAAGTTGTATCAGTGTCcgtatttgatttttatatttcgttgattattatactcttgttaaattattaaaattattattctgttattattattcccAAAAAAACTAGTAATCCGTCAACCTCGATTATTTCCGATCCTACATATATATACAATGGAAGAAAAGGGgctaatattttttcttcacatgattatttattataaaagtattCTTTCTTAAAACTCTCTTTTAGCCAAAAACCATTGCATAAAAGCAAGCCTAAGTATGCCACATCTGAGGAGAACAAGACATATGTTGCATTTTCAAGAGCAAAAAGGCTCGAAGACATTGAACTACTCTCATATCCATCTTGGGAGCGTCTTGATTTGATAAGAAGGCAAAGAGGATTTAAAGAGAGAATTGAGTTTATCAAATCAAAATGGAGCTCTGGGGAAGAACAAAGgggataataaaaaattgttggttaatagaaaaatttatctagataagtaaattcaatattgtttgtcttaattataCTAATGAATCGAAGCGACAGTATGTCGGCTTTGagtgaatttaatttattattaaagtctTGCTGTCAGCAGCGCCCTCACTGATTattgaaaaaatgaatattttattgataaaCCGGGAGTAAGTTTGCAAAAACATTTATTCGGTCAGCGTCAGTGTCGCTCAGACTCCACTGTGAGCAGTACTCCTagttaaaaatacctcagtaaacatTGCtgtcaataaccagttgattgtagtatgacgtattggaaattaataaattctgagaaggaatacgaaccattatagatatatctggtactatacgtaaatgtaacgactgcatcttcatttcgcatcgtttctgatataaataaaattgaatcgacttcgtttgcatgtggaagccatggatctaagaacctataaacggagcccacgacgcgggaattaccaaatttgcggcagatgggctctatttttatagtatatgcggcgattgAGTCTTTCcatcgcatactctatgaatctagatagaccatagttacattttatatgcACTAACGCCTACTTCGCGgtgtgctgtcgagttatatgtatagaaaaaaaaatagctatacaagctttgcctatgttcggctgtccaaaggttgacatgttcaagaaaatcttttaattttgcgccgcctccgaaaaggttgaaatgtatttaatatactacctaacgagtaaataggtttcattcatatctgtgacgtaattgtatgattgaatgaaatagaaattattttatactttttagtgcatttcgaagtcggtgtattttttttcttaaaattattttattgcttgagacaccctgtagagtGTCGTATCCTTTACACAGATGAGTTATTTGGGGTGTTATTAAAATATGCTAGATTTTCaacaaaatgttgaaaattcaagaaaatgttGACTTTAAAAGTACTGTACTTTTCTGAGGAAAATCAGTCTGctttaacttatataattaggcAAAACCTCAACTTTTACACCTATAAATTAGATTTTCCCAAAGACTTTATTATACTATAAAATGCAATAGCAGTTCAAAACTacgtttaaattttgtaaactctacgaaattcaaaaaataatttaaatatttttttaaaaataagtttgaaaatgaaagtatctcctatacaataatttttacaaagttaatgtacgatttattatcaatattttttgcTAAAAAACTGTTCTTGATATTGGAATAATGAGATGATTCCATGGCCAGATGGCATGTTTCGtacaaaataaacttaaaaCTTCATTAACATGTTTCAATTTACAACTGTATTTTCTAGATGTAATAAATCGAAAAGAGAAGGCTAAACGAGATTAATGGTATAGCAATATTACATACCAATATAAACTAATCTTATCGTGTACGATTGAAAGACGTTTCCAGCGGCTATTTATCTGATGTCTAGTTATGAAACAGTCACTGTTGTGTTTTGTTCTTTATATTAATAGTTAAGTTTATCTTGAAATAATATTGCataattttaaacattgaaTATTTAGTTAACGTTTTACTTTCTCACATGAAATATTATCGAGAAAAGAACTGGTAAAACatattactttttaaatatttgtattaacataaaaatgtgataATAGTTAATATTGTTAGtagataaatgaaaaaaaaaattaaaaagtcttttttacatatttttattttatactatatgtatattgcatgaaattatataaacatgCATTTTTTATAAGCATTGTAAATAGCTTAAAAAGTAAACATGGCAGTACTGAAGAACTATTTAAACCatatatttaaaacaaatataattgaaatattaaatcaaaatatttaatcCATATTTTGTGAAGTAGGAGAATTTGATGGGAGATAAAAATGGATTAACCGATTTAATCAAACGTTCGTAAAAACTAACGATTTGAGTAATTTACGTCAAATAACAACTACATATTTTAGTTGTGCCGAAGATCAAGTCAGCATGCGTGATTTAGAGGATAGAACGATTAATTTTGAAACACTGTGGTCATATATTCAAGTCCTCTTATACTttaagcaaatttttaatttctttctgtttacatgcaaatatatattatacatatgtccgTTTTAAATATATACGCATAATTATGTAAACATTGATGTATATTagtatttatgtaaataatgtttatatggacatatttatgtaaatattcgTAGTGCACAAAATGCATCTAATGAAACTTGCATGGAAATTCTATATGTATCTACAGGGCGTTCATGCCTAAATGTGACAGcgcgatatttcatgaactattgataacACGAAAATgtgtttatatggaaattgcatgATAAAAGAGACtctattattaatgtaaaagatatgatggtgaaatttcgttttttaaatggaactatatatttggaactatatacatatattgaacTGCTGTCAAAAATTTCAGTACACATAACTGAATCCTTTAAGCTTATTTCTAAGCTACAAATCCTGAAAAATGCAGATTTAACATGTAGAAACGTAAACTTTCCTTCACCGGATACAATTGAATGATATGTAATAGTTGATACGACGTAatcttttatgaaaaataaaaaaaaataccacgcaatttttccattctcAACTTAATTTTTAAGAAAGTTGAGTTTGGAAAGCCGCTTCGTATATTTACTGTTACAACTGACAGAGTAGGAATAGGCACAAAAATGCGTTGCACTGACAAATGTATGATACATTTTTAACACCTGTCAACTTCGTATTAAAATTTAGGACACTTATAATGTTTGTAAAAAGTTGCGCTAATTTGTAAAGAATGAAGCGTAGAAAAGAAACATATacagtttcttaatttcctttcatttttCTAGCTATGGCCACTctgaatgtttcaaattttattataaatagtaattataccattatatattactttatatcataacgataaatttattttttcaaaacattattttgaaatacatacatatgtatacatttatatttaatactgttacaaataaatttgatatatttttatataattacaaaatattttcatattttaggtGAAAATTTATCTTCTGGATCCATTTCTCCAAGTTTATCTGTATATTTAAAGCAAAAGTTACTTCATAGGCGGTCAATGAATAATCTACTTCTAACTTCGCCAACAAATTCCATGCGACATTCGAGTCCAGAATCTGTAAAGAGTGCACCAGTTCAATTTAAATCACGATCTACATCTCATGATACGTTATTTAAGAATAAAGAGTGCCATGAATTTCAAACAAATAGAGCATCTATGGATAGTTTAGCCAAACAAGCATTGTTAGCTGTTCAAGTTCTTAATTTAATCCCTACACAGAAAGCACGAGAAAGGTATATCAACTTTTAACTAAATCTTAATTATACAAAAGTATTATCTtcctatttaaataaattttatgtgttctcttttttatatagaaattttctaCATGGAAGAATCGCTGCAAATTCATTGCTTGGGCCAGTAGAACTTGAGAAAGTATTACCAAAtcgtgaattaaaaatttttattggaaCATGGAACATGAATGGACAGAGTCCACCAAAAGAATTGAATGACTTTATGTTACCTTCAGATATTGAAACTGTGCCCGACTTGTTAGCAATTGGAACACAAGAATCATGTTCTGAACGAAATGAATGGGAAGCAGCTTTACAAGAGACTCTGGGCCCTTCTCATGTATTACTTTCTAGTACTAGTTTAGGAACATTACACCTTGCGCTCTTTTTAAGGAGAGATTTAATTTGGTTTTGTTCTATTGCTGAAGACGCCAGTTTTTCAACCAGGACAGGTACTGCTTTTAGGACAAAGGGTGCAGTAGCTATAGCTTTAATGTTATTTGGTACAAGTTTCCTCTTTGTTACTGCACATTTAACTGCACATCAAGATAAAGTTAAGGAACGAATACATGATATTAAAAGGATAGTTAGAAATCTTGATCTTCCTAAAGATTTGCCTACAAAACATAAAAGTAaaggtataatataaatatattattacattaagtTGTTATTATTGTCTTAATAGATATTACATTGCGAAagtattgaaaatatattattattttagatgTAACTCAAAATTTTGATTGTGTATTTTGGTGTGGTGATTTAAATTTTCGTTTGACTCAGCCACGAGAAGAGGTTATTCAGTGGGTGGCGGATACGTGCTTTCCTCAACAATCAcctataaatttacataaagaCCAATTACGAACAATTCTTAATGAAGGAGCTGTTTTACGTGGTTTTGAAGAAGCGCCAATTACATTTCCTCCTACTTATAAATATGATCCTGGAACACAAATTTTTGATTCGAGTAGCAAACAGCGCACACCTGCATACACTGACAGAATTCTCTTTAAAGGAAAAGGACACACAAAAGCATACATTCGAAGAGTTAGTCATGAAAGTTCTTCTTCGTATAAAGATGGAATTATAGAATGTTTAGTCTATGACTCTGTTCCAAGTATTTGTACATCAGATCACAAACCTGTATGGGGTGTTTTCAAAACTACTGTTAGACCTGGTATTGATACGTATGTATTTATTGTTAATGTTATACAAAACTACTactcaaatatatttttcaactaACATTTTACAGAATTCCTCTCAGCGGGGGTTTATTTAATCGCGAAGTGTATTTAGAAGGTATAAAGCGACGAGCAGCCGCTATGGATGAGACTCATGGCACTTCTAAAGTATGTTCAATCCAGTAGAACTaggtaatataaattttatagaaagaAATTTTCGTACTGATAAATTAATACATCAGAAATATTTGTTAGTTCTAATGGTTGAATATCAAAATGCGAGATCAATGTATGTGCTTATTTTACTTCttgcaattaatattgtttCTTTTGTTGTCTGTTCTATATATACAGGTGATTCTACGTGAAAAAGTAAACACAGAATTGTCCAAAGTTTTATTTTCGagaaatttttttttgaaaacTTATGGAATACATATACGATTAAATTTAAGTAGGCTGTCCTAGCTGACGGATTTACGCACAGATAGCAAAAGCGATCTCCTCGAGCTACAAAAAACAGGAGCCTGCACACgacaatataaatttatgttatgtaataaatttaatgatatGCCTATTGCCTAAGGTAtaacttttatttctatatttgtgaCTATAACTAAGCTTAGGCAGTATATCCTCTGATTTATTGTGCAGTTTAGATTTGTGAAGATTAAATCCAACAGTAGTTGTTACGCCATTTCATTATTGATTCTTTTTAGAGTTTGTAAACATTGTCAGTGATATAGTTGGAATAATATAACCAGTTGTTGTGGattattgttctttttttattgtattgCAGTTACTGTTAAAAACATCGCAACTGTTGTTACATACATAACTCCACTCGatgagttaaaaaaaaaatactaaattttaatgtatattcgctttaaaatttttcaagttcttgCACAATTTTTTGTTCAAGTTGCACAATATTTTCATCAGCCACGTTGTATACATACTGCCTAATATGTCCATATACGTTATTATCAGGGCAATGTTAGGAGCCATTAATTATGAGTGGTCTGTAGGACAATTTATGATGAAATCTGGTTAAGCATCTGGATTTTAGTCTGGTTAAACGTCTGTCGTTATCCTCATTGGTTTAACACAATGAGCTCCGAAATTTCGAACATTTAATACGTTTGCTTTTACAACTATAGGCATGAGATCGTTTTCTCGTGACGAGCATATCGATATCTCAGTTACATTCGGCTCTTAGTCTGTTCGAATTTTTAGATTCATGTACTTCTCTGTAGATGATTATCTAGATAAGGTCCTGAACTGCAAATACTTAACCGAACAGGAATAGTTCTAATCTACAGAATTTGTAACAGATCTAATAAAATACGGCAATACTACAGATAATTTTGACAATAATAACTTGAAAAACTAAAACGCGGAGATACATTAGAACCTTGTAATTATTTTGTAGTTGGAACAGATTTATATCAGTAATAATGGTAGTTACATTGGCTATAGTACATGTAATATGATAAAAACGAAacaataatctgtaaaaatctATTGTATTATTTGAATcatattactattaattttgGAAACTCCGTATTAACAAAAACGAAGCAACAATGCTATGATATAACAACCAGGTCATATACgtacatattatttatttatttctcttcgTAGAATCATCTTCTTTCCTGTTATGTTACGCTTTTCGTCCCAgtctgtttaatttttaattggttCTGactgttttatataaataacaaacaaattttttctaGTACAGTTTATAAAGTATGTTAATGCACAATGTGTACTTTTAACAACTACTCAAAATAAAAGCATAAGTAAGcttttaattattgtaacagATGTAATACCAAATATCGTAgacatatgtattatttataattaaataaaaaaagaatgaaagagAAAAGATAAATCTTTGTTTTTGACCTGCTATTTATTACTTTCTGctggtatttgtaaattttatttatgtaatattattatcacTTGTCAGACTTGTGAGAGATAGCTATAATTTGCTTACAGTCTGAGCATATATTGGAACAAATCCAGTTCTAGATATTTGCTGTAAATATGTACACTCTGGATACGAATCTGAAATAGTCCTACTAGTTTCcaagcaattaaaaaatgttaaatttcaaattacttcaaatcatatttgcatctgagaaattttgaaaagtttcaaaagtctttaaaaacttgaatccCTTCATAGGTGTGaagcaattctcaaattcttaaaataatgaaattatatagTTGAAAATCAAAATATCTGCTGTCTTTGTCTATTTGTGTGCACAGCAACATAGCAGAAATAAGGACCACACGAGCTTCTCAGTTTTGCTGTATGAGGCTCCAAAAGTTAATAAAGAGTTAATTTGTTGCTTCACTAAATCTTTAATTCTTTCCAGTAAAGCGTTATTATATGGTAATATTACACTTAAGTGTACTAAAGAATAAAGAGTTTGCAATAGTTGGTTTGTAATTGTCATAATAGTTTTGCTATGGTGCTCCATATTTTATGCGTCCGACTGTCAGTCGTTGTCTTACAAGGAAAAGTATGGAAGTGTCCTCcttcgattttgatgaaacttcgtacgtttgttaaacaggcaaaaataagggacatgtatttttttatcggctgagacgcgggtttaagcgGTGAAACGCctccttaaagtttcgacccgtTTTGGCTacctcgaaaaccatacgagatacattaaaacttctaataggaaagttgtatagattttgcgtataataacaaggtaatttatttataacaaacaaatttttcataaccttattttacaatttattcaaatttgcatagtgACAAAAAGtgaagaaaattttataaatatgtatatatatgtaattatatataattatatgtaattacatatatgtatatatatatgtatatatatgtcatttattataaataaattacattttgcacaattcgttaacatcctgttattatacgcaaaaaACCATACAACGTTCCTCATCAAAATCAGAGAGGAACACTTCCgtacctttccttgttaattaaatttagatGTCGTACAAAATAACATGTTTGCTTTTTTCATTGATGTATTGTGTATAGTTGTgaataacaaaaattgctttctaAATCATACAGATATGTATTACTATGAtctgttttatttattagtttCTATCTCActgataaatataacaaataatgtGTGTGATGCGGAATAGCAACATTGGTAGGATAACAAAAAGTGTCTGAATGTAATCTGACTTAGATTTCTTACATACTTCTTTGTTTTAACATAGTTACTATACATTCACTGTATATTTTATAGAGTAACTTTTGCTTCGAATACAAAAATCCATGTCGACTatcacattaaaaaataaaatttaatatctgatattaaattattattcattattacattaattttgacaatgtaattatttcaatattagatatttaatagTAACCAAGCAATTGTTCTTGAGATAATTTACTATTCAAAATATAGTTATGACTTGATTCTTTGTTCCACAATGTTGTCGTGTGGTGacatacataaaaattttttataaatacaaacattaatttttgtatacatCTAAATATTTAGAATGCAAAATTTAATGGAAAAGTCTTCTATGAATTAAATACAATTAACCCTAAGAAGGATTAAGATTGAAACTTTTACGACGTGGACAAAAGATTTCGAGGTGCATGGTATCTCTATTCAAggcatattttgttattaaaaagaCAAAGTAGAGTAAAGTTACATACATAAGAGTGCACGCACAAACTTCGTCTCctcgttaaataataaaattattaacatcgAATATTCGAGTACATATTCGGACACATATTCGGATATTCAGGTATTCGAGTATATAGATTTTGTGTACCTCTTGCATTATTTACAATATCTCGATGTCTAATTGTACATATTTCTGACCTGTCGTGGAAGAAAATGATCGAA is from Megachile rotundata isolate GNS110a chromosome 2, iyMegRotu1, whole genome shotgun sequence and encodes:
- the INPP5E gene encoding inositol-3-phosphate synthase isoform X2, with the protein product MEQCEEHDIYNTTNVTKTNISPKSKQKKKSLCRMLLNKKTKVGCLETSYKDNDSNKNSKMENSQYGSHTSTKLSLCCAMTERSRTPPQSLTVSRLSPTTLSRTSVKSEVASVNGNSQMDIMIEKEEMYVASGTQDIREHVAETSSISAGKEQRQSVFVKESTEDLFEESSENGSDFLNDSERYEKSLKDQYFTKGKYITYFFLEMERHFYHPTEAYSIIQYHESGNTEKPGKEGENLSSGSISPSLSVYLKQKLLHRRSMNNLLLTSPTNSMRHSSPESVKSAPVQFKSRSTSHDTLFKNKECHEFQTNRASMDSLAKQALLAVQVLNLIPTQKARERNFLHGRIAANSLLGPVELEKVLPNRELKIFIGTWNMNGQSPPKELNDFMLPSDIETVPDLLAIGTQESCSERNEWEAALQETLGPSHVLLSSTSLGTLHLALFLRRDLIWFCSIAEDASFSTRTGTAFRTKGAVAIALMLFGTSFLFVTAHLTAHQDKVKERIHDIKRIVRNLDLPKDLPTKHKSKDVTQNFDCVFWCGDLNFRLTQPREEVIQWVADTCFPQQSPINLHKDQLRTILNEGAVLRGFEEAPITFPPTYKYDPGTQIFDSSSKQRTPAYTDRILFKGKGHTKAYIRRVSHESSSSYKDGIIECLVYDSVPSICTSDHKPVWGVFKTTVRPEFLSAGVYLIAKCI
- the INPP5E gene encoding inositol-3-phosphate synthase isoform X3 produces the protein MEQCEEHDIYNTTNVTKTNISPKSKQKKKSLCRMLLNKKTKVGCLETSYKDNDSNKNSKMENSQYGSHTSTKLSLCCAMTERSRTPPQSLTVSRLSPTTLSRTSVKSEVASVNGNSQMDIMIEKEEMYVASGTQDIREHVAETSSISAGKEQRQSVFVKGENLSSGSISPSLSVYLKQKLLHRRSMNNLLLTSPTNSMRHSSPESVKSAPVQFKSRSTSHDTLFKNKECHEFQTNRASMDSLAKQALLAVQVLNLIPTQKARERNFLHGRIAANSLLGPVELEKVLPNRELKIFIGTWNMNGQSPPKELNDFMLPSDIETVPDLLAIGTQESCSERNEWEAALQETLGPSHVLLSSTSLGTLHLALFLRRDLIWFCSIAEDASFSTRTGTAFRTKGAVAIALMLFGTSFLFVTAHLTAHQDKVKERIHDIKRIVRNLDLPKDLPTKHKSKDVTQNFDCVFWCGDLNFRLTQPREEVIQWVADTCFPQQSPINLHKDQLRTILNEGAVLRGFEEAPITFPPTYKYDPGTQIFDSSSKQRTPAYTDRILFKGKGHTKAYIRRVSHESSSSYKDGIIECLVYDSVPSICTSDHKPVWGVFKTTVRPGIDTIPLSGGLFNREVYLEGIKRRAAAMDETHGTSKVCSIQ
- the INPP5E gene encoding inositol-3-phosphate synthase isoform X1, translating into MEQCEEHDIYNTTNVTKTNISPKSKQKKKSLCRMLLNKKTKVGCLETSYKDNDSNKNSKMENSQYGSHTSTKLSLCCAMTERSRTPPQSLTVSRLSPTTLSRTSVKSEVASVNGNSQMDIMIEKEEMYVASGTQDIREHVAETSSISAGKEQRQSVFVKESTEDLFEESSENGSDFLNDSERYEKSLKDQYFTKGKYITYFFLEMERHFYHPTEAYSIIQYHESGNTEKPGKEGENLSSGSISPSLSVYLKQKLLHRRSMNNLLLTSPTNSMRHSSPESVKSAPVQFKSRSTSHDTLFKNKECHEFQTNRASMDSLAKQALLAVQVLNLIPTQKARERNFLHGRIAANSLLGPVELEKVLPNRELKIFIGTWNMNGQSPPKELNDFMLPSDIETVPDLLAIGTQESCSERNEWEAALQETLGPSHVLLSSTSLGTLHLALFLRRDLIWFCSIAEDASFSTRTGTAFRTKGAVAIALMLFGTSFLFVTAHLTAHQDKVKERIHDIKRIVRNLDLPKDLPTKHKSKDVTQNFDCVFWCGDLNFRLTQPREEVIQWVADTCFPQQSPINLHKDQLRTILNEGAVLRGFEEAPITFPPTYKYDPGTQIFDSSSKQRTPAYTDRILFKGKGHTKAYIRRVSHESSSSYKDGIIECLVYDSVPSICTSDHKPVWGVFKTTVRPGIDTIPLSGGLFNREVYLEGIKRRAAAMDETHGTSKVCSIQ